A genome region from Thermococcus alcaliphilus includes the following:
- the taw3 gene encoding tRNA(Phe) 7-((3-amino-3-carboxypropyl)-4-demethylwyosine(37)-N(4))-methyltransferase Taw3, with product MFLYEKNFELQKAKALESLKEALEKGLVDKDIISLLKKINSLENYFTTSSCSGRISVMQMPDFGDKLNAVWLGKWHREVELEEVLEAIGKHSEGMLWFMLHSPILHISAKTLKDAVELLNLAISCGFKHSNIKSISHKKLVVEIRSTERMDVPLGMNGELWVSEDYLKRIVEIANLQLRRAKEKLRRLENEIERLLKA from the coding sequence ATGTTTTTGTATGAGAAAAATTTCGAGCTGCAGAAGGCGAAAGCCCTTGAAAGCCTGAAGGAAGCTCTTGAAAAAGGTCTAGTGGACAAGGACATTATCTCTCTTTTAAAGAAGATCAACTCCCTTGAAAACTACTTCACAACATCCTCTTGCTCAGGCAGGATAAGTGTTATGCAGATGCCAGATTTTGGGGACAAGCTCAATGCAGTATGGCTAGGCAAGTGGCATAGAGAAGTGGAATTGGAGGAGGTGCTTGAAGCTATAGGGAAACACAGTGAAGGCATGCTCTGGTTCATGCTTCACAGCCCAATACTCCATATTTCCGCAAAGACTCTAAAAGATGCTGTGGAATTGCTCAACTTAGCTATCTCCTGCGGCTTCAAGCATTCAAACATCAAAAGCATAAGTCACAAAAAGCTCGTAGTGGAAATTCGCTCAACTGAGAGGATGGATGTTCCCTTGGGCATGAATGGAGAACTCTGGGTAAGTGAGGATTATCTTAAGAGGATAGTTGAAATTGCAAATCTTCAGCTCAGAAGAGCCAAGGAAAAGCTCAGAAGACTTGAGAATGAAATTGAAAGGCTACTAAAAGCTTGA